CGCTTTGATTTTACGAAAGGAATAATGTGATATGCcattattttatattgaaattttgtgaaaCTCATAGAACGATTGAACGGTCACGTGCAGACAAATCTGCTGTCACATATAGAGACATACATCTGTTTTTGTTATAGCTGTGTAACGactttttcatttgatttaatCCCATTAGATTGTATTTTCGACCAAGATACTCCCTAAATACTAATCGAAGATATTTAGACAAAACAAAGaaacgtcacgtacagacagaCAAAGTCAACCAAAAACTGTACGGAGGTCGAAGATTAATTGTTTCAGAAAATCTATTAAAGTTGGTGTTATAATGACTAAAGAACTATTGTAGGCTGCACATTAAGTGAAATCAAAAATATACCGACCATTGAAATCGGcctattttaatagaaaaagtaaacagtaaatattttcatataatttgCAGTTCGTTTTCTCAATTCACAGTCAGTGAATTGTCTTGCCTCTGATCTTTATGACTTAAGTGgattgaagtctccaaagtccaTTGCTTAATAAAAGACAACATTTCCAACCCCTCACTTAACAAAATATATTGGATCTCCGGACCTGACCGCATAATCACAATAATATTGACAATGTGTGCGATCGGCCGCACCGCAACTATCATCAAATTGTGCTATGTGCTTGCGCGGAACGGCCATCAGGCCAACAAGCATAATTTCGAATTCCGTATTTCCCTGGTAGGTATATCTATCTATGTAACTCGTTACTCGTAGATATACTCGTCGTTCGATGTCGCcgtatgaactttttttttaattaattcacttTTCAGTCGGAAATAGTTTTATGGCTGTGTCTCTGAAACAAATTATACCTCGCGTAGCCGTATATGAAGAGTCCAACTACCTTTTGGGTGGGTTGCTTTTGCTTTGTGATTGGGATTGAAACGTTGAAACGCTGGAAACGCGTTTGCGCAATTTCACTTCCAAAAAGGGGCAATCCTCTAAGACCTTAGAGCTTGTATATACTCGtacttaataataattttgtatagaagcgcgcgtaacttttttttttaacttactacgtttttgtttgtaatttattcataaatttgttttttttttctttttaacaaaaacaacaacaacaaacaatagATTATGTTACAACATACGTCAAATGGAGGAGGAGGACGTAGAGTGACATCAGTACCGGCAACGGCTTACCTGGCAGCTGTGGTGGTGATATTCTTAACGACAACATGTTCCTCATGCGAAGGGTCTCCTTGCCAATCGTTCCAATGGTGGGATCCATTTCAGGATAAATGCATTCCATGCACAGAATGTTCGGgtcagaaaattgttttaagacCCTGTCAATTGCACAGAGACACGATATGTGGCTCAATTTATGATTTAGAAATTGATTGGATGCTTCTGGCGAAAACTGAGCCAAATTGGAAGGAGGTACGAGTATATCAATAAATATTGACTTTTGGTGAAATTTTACAAGGtcctaatttttgtttatgtatttttattagcGTCGAAAGGAAAAAATTCTACTTGTTGAAAACGAGAATAGCCATAATAGCCAAGAAGATAATCTCGAAATCGACTGGCAATTGATGTCCCTCATCCTAGTGGTTGTGGCTTGTTTGTTGTTCTTCGTCGCAGCCGCCTGTATACTTATACAACACTTGCGACAATGGCGACAAATGGAACGCCGATTAGACAAGGGTAAgttatttctattttctattttcaatttttttttttaataagaaatcttTTTCGGAAATTATAATCAACTTCCGTTTGGAGTTAGACCCTAATAGTAAAAAGGGAACGGAAACGAGTTACCGTGATACATACAAAAGTCTTGAAATCATACAACTCGATCTGATGGTAGTTCTCAGGATTGTCATTCTCATTTATTGATTGAATTTTTGGGTTTGTTGGGTCGTACGTCGTTTggctataaaattttttcatgttGCCTAAGCCTATACCTGGGACCTGGTTCAtaacgttttttgttttttttttttcatcatgtTGTTTTTGAGTGCTCGCACCTTTTTTGAGGTGCAATTAATTATTCAGTTTGTGTACCGAATCGGTATATCTTTACCCAGACATCTGCGCAGGTATAAGAGACACAATttgaagcaaacaaaaattggttaAGAGTTAAGACCAGAAGCATTTTCGGACATCAAAAGTTGCGTTGAAATTGCGACATGATTtgccaaaatcaaaaaaaaaaaaagaatgaaaaacgTGAAAATATGAAGTTTGGTTTTATGATTGCATTGAAATATTTATGTGAGGCAGTGCAtaggctgaaaattaattacattttaAAGATCTTTAGGTAAATCATTGAAAAGTTGGCCATCTTTGAGTTCATGACacagttttaaggtcttaacaTCACATTTATTTACATATGAATTCGATAATAGAAATTCGAtatcgaaatattaacattgtGAATTCAAATCTACAAAATAGTACTCTAAAATTTTGTTAAGCCCTTTAATTTAGAATTTAATGTTAATAAACGGTTCTCAATTAACAATCAACCCAAGGTCTTGAGATCGATATTGTCTCAATTAGTCATCAAACtctttgaatagttttttgtttatttatttaaaaatctgatttgaaaatagatttgaatacaaaaatatattatcgAATGATCGTCCATCTGGGAATAAGTTCGTTTTTGGCAATAAACTGCTTCTTTTGAGTGCAAGGTGTTAAATGGCAAAATGCCAATTTGTCAATTAGCCCACATTTCAGGATTTAATAGTTCATATAATCAGGTAATTTGCCGATGCAAGGGTTAACAGTTGAcaattgaaaacaaatatttagtttaaagcacgttttttctatattttgctCGAAATTTCGCAAACTAAAGAAGTCAATCTGAAATATTCTTACAAATATTTAGATGATTTTGTTGCTTGGCATCTTAAAGATACTTCCAACCAAAGAACGAAAGTGTATAAAGGAATGTAATAGATTGTTGTGGTTGATTTAGTAACCATTCTTTAAGTGCCTGAAGAAAGACTTCCAGTTGAATGATTGAAAAGCTTGCGTTAGccgtgttcataaagtcagatctgcgatcggactaacttagtccaactgcagaactgctgttcataaacgtcattaTGTCGTTAACGTCGGGCAGATTAAGCAGCCAATATTTTATGGCTACAGAACTCACGAAGAAGTTTATTTGGCTCTTGAttcgatgtttttattgttaataaaatgtaaatattgtaaacaaaattgaaaagcaaatataataattagggtggtccaaaatatgtttcttttttcatttttcgaaaaatttagattATAATGACACAGACATATTTCTAAATCGTGTTTTtgatacaattaattttttcgtattagggtggctctaaaaaatgttattttctacAGTTGCTtgtggaatttgaaaaaaaataaattggatattattttgaccaaattaccaaaaaaaaaaaacattttccattcaacattttttttttcttaattattgaaaaaaaaaaattaattttcactgcAAAGAAagtttaaaacataaaacaaaactcatttttttttaacgcatcgataatttgttttaaatgtgaaccactcgtttttttttattcctctattagaagaagaagaagaagtagaagaaaataataacgaagaaaaaataataaaaattatatttatttttcgtaGAGCGattgaatttaattcaattttaaagtttagttgaggtcacttgaactttaaaagtagaagaaaatatgtatttttttttttaccaccctaatgtaacacggtttacaaattttccgttttatttaaaaacaatatttttgggaactgaaaaaaggaaatatataaatataaaaaactcattctgtggtaattttttatacatatttttttatttctgacgtggctgctgaaaattgtacttACGCAGGtctgcaaacattctgcagaattagtgtgttcattaatgcaacAAAGACGATTGTTCTAACGCAaatttccgacgtttatgaaaacacccgtAGTCTGGACTTCTTCGAGAACCGCCTCAGGTGATGGAGCGAAacgttaaataaatatttttttcccgaCTTGATGGATTCctccaatattaaaaaaattaaaaacatctcTGTTGATCTCGTCTAAATTTTCTTACGGCGACCCCGGTTgccaaaaaattctattttcacAGAAACTGGATTTACCGGAAACAATCTAATATCAATATTATTGAACAATATTAAATTGACTTCAAAGAAACTTTGAattaacgatttaaaaaaatttaccccatcTGACGTAAAAGTATTTCCAACAAAGGAACTAGAAACCCCCTTCATACTTAACCCACACCTTCACCGAAACAAAAACCTCAATCAAAGAAAATCTATACATATCgttgtaaatataaaaaataatccaCTTCCGGAatagaaaagacaaaaaaaaaaaaataataaatatatttccTCTCTTAAAAATAACGTCTTTAAAAATAGACACGAGCACACCTTGCATCCGCTTTTCAGTTTCCAATAAGTGGAACCGGATGTGTCAAAGATGGGATGTTGTTTTCTCTTATATTTAGTTGAGAGTGGCACGCGTTggagaaaaacaaataaaaaaacctaaTAAAACGGATGTAATTCGAACTACTGAACTAAATTAACCCTGAATATGAAGTCCTTTTGCTTTTAGCCACGCGCTgtagtatataaaaaaatactaaagaaaaaaaaaaacaacaaatagaaTGTCTATACAATTCTGTTCTGAGAGGTATacgaatgaaaaataaaattcatttaactGTAGGTGGAGGAATATTTCCATATTTTGTATTCAACAAGCAACAGCTGGAATCACCTTATAAACATTATTATAGAGATAGCGCAGAGGTATAGTTCgattgaaaagaaaatacaaactCAAGGAATTATGAACTAACTTTCgtgttatatatttttgttacaaaaatagCTAGGAATTGTTTTATAAACTGTTGGAATGCATGTTCGGCTTTTCTAGGTGAATTAGTCTAGAATCTTTTGGGCGCAAAAATGtattataataaattcaaaaggcAAAAAGTTCGGCAAAAACTATGCTCATAGCAATAAAGGATTGTTGGAACTTCTGTAACTACTGTTtgaatcaaaattcaaaaactagATTTTTAAGTAAtggacaattttttaaattgtacgTTGTTATCAAGGTGAAGACATTTTAACACATTTATAGCCATCAGGTTGAGAAGTTCTTAGTTTAGAATGAACTAATGTATTAGGTGATgaagacaaaaaattaaaatgaaatttctgATTTGTTATAAGCTGGAATTTTATTTGATCCTAATTGATTTCAGTTTTATACAGCGTGTCCTTACAGGACCTTTCTTTGCTGAAAAAAGCTTCAGTTTCGTCTTTTTATGTGTATGTAAAAAGTGGTGTCAAGTCTCACGATTTTGCGATGTTCAATTTCTGAGGCCAAGTGAATGCGCTGGAGTGAAAAGATTTCAGATGAATTGgtttacaatttaattttagcttttgaagtgaaaacttctttagtatcgtagtgatttgaaacaagatgaaacgaaaacgcgacacgacttcaacttgttataacttttttgttttaatagatagataaatgaaatttgtactgtagataggtaattaaataaattataattgtacaaaatttcaattaatttcatattcaaaattcggagataacggtaaaaagatgttcttttccaacacacgttatatcttttgatctagtacaaatttgatttaactttaatacgcatgctgataagataaccttttatttgatatatcacacataaggttaagtgctctacaagttacacaatcttaaattgaaaaaaaaaattaaaaatacttcaaaacacctgtggagatctgttggcgatgaacagctaccagtgtaggaagtaccgtaatctcagtctggaaattcgacatggttgactttaaaaaattctaacttctcttgtagacatctttgaaataagatttatacatcattatacaaggtgaaacaataagtttttacatggtataaaattttgtataggttttcaaataaaaaaattgatttaatagcatgagaacataaaaataaatgtttttttttgcgttttggatgaaatttcatcgagtttaaaaaattctagctctttttgtagatgtctcatagactttaTCGatatatatgtgcccttaattatgaaagtggactaagtcactcctaaaaatggcatcaaatctagcctaaaaataattattatttaaggggtaaagtttatttgaacgtaaaattgcagtaaataaatttctttattgctccttcagtgatttcataaaagaaatacaattaaatcgttataagaaaattataatgtaagtttttctttaaccaatgcaaaaagtgacttaacccactttcataatcaagggcacatatattttgagctaagacaataagctttcagatggtgtaggttgttataggttgttagggaagaaaatggatttaatagcgtgagaagataaaaatacgtgtttttcgcttttctttatggaaattgatcgagttcaaaaaattctagctctttttgtagatgtctcatagacctgatcgatatatatattttgagctaagacaaagctttcagatgatataaaatttatataggttgtcatataaaaaacatggatttgaaggtgatagaataaaaataggtagattttttcaatttttttcaagaaaaataattttttaaggtttcacttctaccacgtgtgaattgcatacatgatttttttgaattgttgcTCACCAAGATCTTCAGCAGAAAGTTGCACAATACATACTTATGAATTCAGGAAAATTATTAGGCTAAGTGGGGGCAAGACAGCCTatatgggggcaagaccgtttttgtactatattgtatgaaaaaaattataatcatttttagcaaaaaaaaaaaaacgacttccaTGGATAAAACATGGAAAACAtgggttttatgtttttttttcaaatagttcCTAAGGACTGAACTgcacgaaattgaaatgggactacATTGCAGCCACCAACTACAAAAAGagttatcaaaattggttcacttagtccaaagttatgcggtaacaaacaaacaaaaaaaaacaaacaaaaaatacagacgaatttaataccacctcctttttggaagtcggtaaaaattgaCAACATTTGTAATACAAAATAAGTGGCTTCTGGTATGAAAGATCATGTCTGTAAGTACGAGCAAGTTTGGTTGAAACCCCAAAAAGTACtggtaaattttgtgtttttacttttcaaagtGGAATAattaaatatcttaattttctttttttataatacaagGTGGGAACCTATGAAGATATATCATAAGTGTCTGAAAGAAACGGTTTTACTATCAACAgaatttgatagggcggtcttacccccatgtgggggctagaccgttttttgttagatgttttttcaaaacgtattatcttttgttcattttaattaaatgatgttttttattggttctTAAGGCTGCTAAGCACTAtaggggcggtcttgcccccacttcccctgtATTAGTTAACTGAAAAtcaagcaaattaaaaaaatgttggcaTTTTTCATCGACTTTAAGACagcttaaataaaattgaataaatttacaGAAATGCTTCTAAGTAAAACCTATAGAACAAATTAAAGtcctttaaatttgaaaaattcatgatGATTATTCACTAAATGTTTTCCGTCAACATTATCACAGGTTTTTAACTAATATTCGCACCCTTTTGCGAATTCAAATAGTAACTCTTTTGGAAACTAAATTCACGATTTTGAAAGATAAATTTACTGCCTTGCAAACCAAATTCAcccttttgcaaatcaaattcacctacTTCTCAAACAAAATGCTTGAACTTATCGattaattcgcattttaaatatatgtatgaaCTTATGCACAGTAGAAGTAGTAAATACATCAATCTTGGCAATCTCTTTTAATAGTTTGTACTTTTtgtaaatataattcaaaagTTTCTTAAACATAGCCACTTTAGAAGCTTTTATCTGGAGTCCTTTGTCATGTATTTGATAAGGGCGCTAATGTGTTTCACTCCGACTCTGTTCACGTGCTATAAATCTTGTCTATTTTAATGGATGATTATTTGCTTTGGAAGTGAGAAACGATTTGAATACTCCTGCACAAAATGTAGGCACCtacaaaccaaacaaaaaaacaaggacgcaaataaaaagaatataaatttaTGAGCAATTAATTAAagttaggtatatttttttcatgagaTCATTACCCttcgataattttttattttatttaattttatttatttgctgtaattgaaatttatttctgTCTTGAAAgtgtacaaaaaattgaattctttataaacttttttttattcatcaccCCTTAAGAgtagaatatatttttcttatatcgTTTTAAAAGGCATAAATAATTCGAAAAGCGTACACTATTAAGCGTGAACTGAACATTTTATATAGCTGAAAAGCAATTCCAATATAACGTAACACAAGTAAAACGGAATAGCTTGACAAGCTGTTGACATTTTGAGAAGCTCACATTATCGCGAATGGAATTGTTAATTTATGAagaatagatttaaaaaaaaaatttcacaaaatgatCTCATAACTTAAAAGTTTTCACACAAGATTGCCACAAGATGACTTATGGTATGCAATAAGATTAAGATAATTATTTTCTAAGGAACGTTTAAAGGATTGTCATATAGAAAATAAagtttgcaaattaaaatgcatgtttatttgtaaataaaaatagctCTGAGAAAGAGAATTGGCAAGAAATTATAAACGATCTAACATTTCTGAAGTATTAAAAATCAGTGCGAGAAAGTGTGGAATAGAAGAGAGAGTTGGAAAGAAGATTGGAAAGTATTTCATCTATAGAACATTTTTCTGATAACAGAAAGAACTGACACAACTCAGCAAAGGCAAAGGAAAGCAACAGAGTTCCTGACATTTACATTGGATAACCACTATAAAAACCTCCAAAACCTAACAACATATTACCTGGAATACTACAAAAGCTACAAGACGTCGAAGGTATTCCTTGACTGCCGCGGCATGAACGAAATAGATCTTATGAACTAGAGCTAGACTGTAATTCAAATAGAGCGGAGGCTGCTATTACGATAGCTGCTTTAAATCACTGCTCAGTGCTCTTCAACTGAGCAGTGAACAGTGCGATTTGCTGTTCAATATAGCTGTTCCGTGCTCAGTCCTCAGTCTGTTCTTTTTTGCTTATATGTATTAACAATGATAAACATGAAGCGATCAAGTGCAAAGGAAGAACAGTTAATATGTTAGATGCTCTTAAAAATTTCACtgcttttaaaatcaaaaatgttctctttttcagaaaatgttgtcggctttttaaaatatttcttttttatgtatttattccTTGAAAATGGTAACTTTGTTTTCCATATGTTCAATCATATTTCAATTCAAGAATAAATTTAAAGAGTAATTTGTGGCTTTAGCTGATATTTAAAGAGTGATTTAATAGCAGCTATTATTCGCTGCACTTTTTAATATGCAGCTAACTGCTAATCTTCTCTTTAAATGTTGCTTTCAACTACTACAActctattgaaaaagtagttcaaagcagatttaagtactaagcagtagataagaGCGCCTAAAAAAACGCAGCTAGTGTTTCGGGCCTTCGCTTCTAAAAGACCTGAGTCCCCTCTTCCTTTTTCTAAACAGCCATTCATGACCATATTCAGAACCGTCGAATGGGTCCAGTCAGGGTACTCTGTTATGTTTAAAAACAGTTTGCCTTGGGGAATTTAAATATCCCAAGCGGACCACTCACGAAACATCGATGCTTAAAGTATGTAATGTCGtatgaatagttttttaaattgcctGGCCAGCTACTTGGGTTCTCAGCATTTGAACTCCCTTTTCGAGCCTTCTGTCCCGCTCACgatacattattttaaagttgcTAGGCAGACGCCAATGTTAAAAAAGGCGATTCTTATGTGATTATTTTCGTTATTTTCACGTTTTTGAGTTAGAGAGTGTAGTTCTAATTCCCCTCACATAGGAACGAAGGCCACTTTACTAAAGTCGATTTCGTTACCACTGAGAACTAAGACCCTATCTATCGGCTGGAGTCAAAAAGTTTAAACTCCAAACCAGCTACCTCCAAATCGctgcacagtgtgtcgtccccttatgataaatctttttttctttttgttaaaaattaatatttttgctattaaaatataatttagaagtgtcaacttatatgaaaacatatttatcttacaaaataacccaggttatgtattcaaaatatgcgatccgaaacatgagtacctcggaaatcgaaaatattttgagaaatttatgCGAAGCTTTGAGAgtatatatttcacgtttggtgaATGTTCGAAAAATTttgcaaatgttattttgtttatttgagtgttgttgtaaaacgtacaacaaaaaaaatttaaatttataaaatttatttatgagttattaaaatttctgtgataaatagccaaaaaaaattttttaatttttaaacttaatttaaaaaaaaaaacattgaaaatcatatcgataatttttttatattatttcgcTTTAGGTCTATACTTAATTTTGGCAAAGtctggtctgcttctgtttgcgattaccagagatatttacatttatgtgctaccagtcaagtactcaaaataattcattttttgagaaacaggttcaaggggatcacacaaataaaaatatcgatgtttttaataatttttaaccataaacaagtaacaaaaagctgtttatgtaattaaaaatatttaaaatattgttttcaacaagaaaaaaaattatatttttttgcatactaaatttttaatataattacttgacccggccgaactctactgtgtattatagcgtattcaccaacctcgccgatataagaagTTACGAAAATGCCAATAAAACgtcatttcaaaatttgaaagcgattgacaaaaaactattctattctaactatgaaacgcaaatatacacacgatttttttgtatagagaagataaacaaaacaagttgacttccaCTTAAGTTTTCTCAgagtaaaaaaaagatattgaaaagatttaaacgggctttaaaagaaaacatttaggtcttttagaaactgtcacaaatttatttaaaataaatcaccacgttcaagaacataacctcaaaaaatattaaaaaacgacatttcagattttctaacgggaatatttcaaaaacgtgatatgatagaatttttctgacttcggattcgagttcagcacaccaaaaaccttgcgaaaagtatattttggtttttatataaaaaaaaaaaattaatcaaaaaatgttaatttcataaattatactaaaaaaaagttataggttgttcaatttgttaatttgtaacttttttttctattcctgccataaacacacaaataaaaaatatcaaaactccaaaaacttagctgcaagtatttatgataaacttttgtatgggctcgacacactgtgcgctGGTGGAACAAATAGACAGAAATGCAGCGAATCCATTTCGAGTTATTCATAATCAAAATAGAGCTTAGACTGAGACACTAAATAGACTGAATTAAGCGTTGTTTGAA
This DNA window, taken from Episyrphus balteatus chromosome 2, idEpiBalt1.1, whole genome shotgun sequence, encodes the following:
- the LOC129908656 gene encoding tumor necrosis factor receptor superfamily member wengen, which translates into the protein MMMMLHQPTTKRHKKIMLQHTSNGGGGRRVTSVPATAYLAAVVVIFLTTTCSSCEGSPCQSFQWWDPFQDKCIPCTECSGQKIVLRPCQLHRDTICGSIYDLEIDWMLLAKTEPNWKERRKEKILLVENENSHNSQEDNLEIDWQLMSLILVVVACLLFFVAAACILIQHLRQWRQMERRLDKDVEELSAKLMARLAEVQSLEGGTFYIEDASSIKIQNVRPQQMLLIGEKHTIKPTQPGNVYIEEASSKG